From the genome of Candidatus Methylopumilus rimovensis, one region includes:
- a CDS encoding UDP-2,3-diacylglucosamine diphosphatase: MPNQTIFLSDIHLCESRPSITDAFVSFLNKVTNEVDALYILGDLFEYWIGDDSNQHENVIEALKKLTNRHIQVFLMHGNRDFLIGSAFEKKTGAVLLHDPILVEIYGKKILLCHGDTLCTDDIEYQSFRDKIRSESWKNKFLKKSLSERVSIANEFRKESELNKKKKSVEIMDVNLDEVNRTLIQFNYPDFLIHGHTHRPNQHSINLDGHQIQRIVLGDWYEQGSYLILSAQGIETHRV, encoded by the coding sequence TTGCCTAATCAAACTATATTTTTATCAGATATTCACTTGTGCGAAAGCCGCCCAAGTATCACTGATGCTTTTGTAAGCTTTTTAAATAAAGTTACCAATGAAGTCGATGCGCTTTACATACTTGGGGATCTTTTTGAATATTGGATAGGCGATGATTCAAACCAACACGAAAATGTAATTGAAGCTCTCAAAAAATTAACGAATCGACATATTCAAGTTTTTTTAATGCATGGTAACAGAGATTTTCTTATAGGATCAGCCTTCGAAAAAAAGACAGGTGCTGTTTTATTACATGATCCGATACTTGTCGAAATTTACGGAAAGAAAATACTCCTATGTCATGGAGATACTCTCTGCACAGATGATATTGAATATCAATCCTTTAGAGATAAAATTAGAAGTGAATCATGGAAAAATAAATTTCTAAAAAAATCTCTTTCTGAACGAGTCTCTATTGCAAATGAATTTAGAAAAGAAAGTGAATTAAATAAAAAAAAGAAATCTGTAGAAATAATGGATGTAAATCTTGATGAAGTAAATCGAACTCTCATCCAATTTAACTATCCGGATTTTTTAATTCATGGGCATACACATAGGCCAAATCAACATTCAATTAATCTTGACGGCCATCAAATACAACGTATTGTTTTAGGTGATTGGTATGAACAAGGGAGTTATTTGATTCTAAGTGCTCAAGGCATCGAAACACACCGAGTTTAA
- the nusB gene encoding transcription antitermination factor NusB: protein MLETQPNKKKKKLVNNRRKSRELVMKSIYRGILNQFDVNQIKKDIKDDPDYLKADEVFYQNLFDGVMSNMDQLNSEISNFIDRPIEKLSPIEHSILCISIYELIYDTTIPYKVAINEGVELAKTFGGIEGYKYINGVLDKVAEKRRHLEFSKN from the coding sequence ATGTTAGAAACACAGCCAAATAAAAAGAAAAAAAAGCTTGTAAATAATAGGCGTAAATCTAGAGAGCTTGTGATGAAAAGTATTTATCGTGGCATCTTAAATCAGTTTGATGTTAATCAAATTAAAAAAGATATTAAAGATGACCCAGACTACCTAAAGGCCGATGAAGTTTTTTATCAGAATCTTTTTGATGGGGTCATGAGTAATATGGATCAATTAAATAGTGAAATTTCAAACTTCATTGATCGGCCTATTGAAAAACTAAGTCCTATAGAGCATTCAATCTTATGTATTTCAATTTATGAGCTTATTTATGACACGACTATTCCATATAAAGTAGCTATTAATGAAGGCGTTGAGTTAGCTAAAACCTTTGGTGGAATCGAAGGCTATAAATATATTAATGGCGTATTGGATAAAGTAGCAGAAAAAAGAAGGCACTTAGAATTTTCTAAAAATTAA
- the ribH gene encoding 6,7-dimethyl-8-ribityllumazine synthase — translation MREIVKNSNGESFSIGIVMSEFNPHVGEALLKACHHELLKLGVKDDRIVLAKVPGALESPLALKKMAQSKKFDALIALGAVIRGETFHFEVVANHSAKSIMDVQLEFSMPIVNAILTTENDEQAMERTSVKGAEAAQVAIQMIHLLKSV, via the coding sequence TTGAGAGAGATTGTAAAAAATTCAAATGGAGAGTCATTTTCCATTGGTATAGTGATGTCAGAATTTAACCCTCATGTTGGCGAAGCTTTGCTTAAAGCCTGTCATCATGAGCTTCTTAAGCTTGGTGTAAAAGATGATCGCATCGTATTGGCAAAAGTCCCTGGTGCCTTAGAAAGTCCTTTGGCTCTTAAAAAGATGGCGCAATCAAAAAAATTTGATGCGCTAATTGCATTGGGCGCTGTAATAAGGGGAGAAACTTTTCATTTTGAAGTGGTAGCAAATCACTCAGCAAAATCAATTATGGATGTTCAATTGGAATTTAGTATGCCAATTGTTAATGCAATACTAACTACCGAGAACGATGAGCAAGCTATGGAGCGGACTTCGGTTAAAGGTGCTGAGGCTGCCCAAGTTGCCATACAAATGATTCATTTATTAAAGTCAGTCTAA
- a CDS encoding OFA family MFS transporter, with protein MPNFFSKEYITAKASYNRWLVPPAALAIHLSIGMAYGFSVFWKPLGNILTGGDGKPLAACSAGATTFADKLHGTLRALTATDCNWTQFDLGWMYTLFFVLLGCSAALWGSWLERAGPRKAGLVSTLCWCGGLLLSAFGIYTHQLWMMWLGSGVIGGIGLGLGYISPVSTLIKWFPDKRGMATGMAIMGFGGGAMIGSPLATSLMTKFSSEINGITQPGIWQTFVVLAIIYSFFMISGSLGYRVPPSGWKPAGWHPPMNKSNNMIAVNHVHLNKAHKTPQFWFLWIVLCMNVSAGIGIIGAAAPMLQETFGGALIGHEDLGFADLKKDESLLALAAAVGAGFVGLISLFNIFGRFFWASISDQLGRKLTYIVFFTLGILMYVTASYMAGSKSLALFAACFCIIASMYGGGFATIPAYLADMFGTQFVGAIHGRILTAWSTAGILGPVIVNYMHDMRVEAQVPFSEIYAPIFYILALMLAVGFIANLMVRPVAKKFFMTDKELLIEKKLAHEKFMSAKEVIGKAENTPLITLLAWSAVGIPISYGVWSTIQKAWILFH; from the coding sequence ATGCCCAACTTTTTTTCAAAAGAATATATCACCGCTAAAGCTTCCTATAATCGTTGGTTGGTTCCACCCGCTGCATTAGCCATTCACCTTTCAATTGGTATGGCATATGGATTCAGTGTTTTTTGGAAGCCTCTGGGAAATATATTAACAGGCGGCGATGGAAAACCTTTGGCCGCTTGCTCTGCTGGGGCAACAACTTTTGCAGATAAGCTTCATGGAACACTTCGAGCTTTAACTGCTACCGACTGTAACTGGACTCAATTTGATTTAGGATGGATGTACACCTTATTTTTTGTTCTTTTAGGGTGTTCCGCAGCACTCTGGGGAAGCTGGTTAGAACGAGCCGGCCCTAGGAAAGCAGGCCTTGTATCTACTTTATGCTGGTGTGGGGGATTATTACTTTCTGCATTTGGTATCTATACGCATCAACTTTGGATGATGTGGCTTGGAAGCGGCGTCATTGGAGGTATAGGTTTAGGCTTAGGATATATTTCCCCTGTCTCTACGCTCATTAAATGGTTCCCAGATAAAAGAGGTATGGCAACTGGCATGGCGATTATGGGTTTTGGAGGGGGTGCTATGATTGGCTCCCCGCTTGCCACTTCGTTGATGACAAAATTTTCTTCAGAAATTAACGGTATTACTCAGCCTGGAATTTGGCAAACATTTGTTGTTTTAGCCATTATTTATAGCTTTTTTATGATTTCAGGTTCTTTAGGTTATCGCGTACCACCGTCAGGATGGAAGCCAGCAGGATGGCATCCACCTATGAACAAAAGTAACAATATGATCGCGGTTAATCATGTACATTTAAATAAGGCACATAAAACCCCACAGTTTTGGTTTTTATGGATAGTGCTTTGTATGAATGTATCAGCAGGCATTGGCATTATTGGGGCAGCAGCGCCTATGCTTCAAGAGACGTTCGGTGGCGCTTTAATTGGCCATGAAGATCTGGGTTTCGCAGATCTTAAAAAAGATGAATCTTTATTAGCGCTTGCAGCGGCTGTAGGCGCTGGATTTGTGGGATTAATTTCCTTATTTAATATTTTTGGCCGTTTTTTCTGGGCTAGCATTTCTGATCAGTTAGGAAGAAAACTGACTTATATCGTATTTTTTACCCTTGGTATTTTGATGTATGTCACTGCTTCCTATATGGCAGGATCAAAATCTTTAGCGCTCTTTGCCGCATGTTTTTGTATTATTGCTTCCATGTATGGCGGAGGATTTGCAACGATACCAGCTTACTTAGCCGATATGTTTGGCACTCAATTTGTAGGTGCAATCCATGGAAGAATCTTAACTGCTTGGTCAACAGCTGGCATCCTAGGCCCAGTAATTGTTAATTATATGCATGATATGAGAGTTGAAGCACAAGTTCCTTTTTCAGAAATATATGCACCTATCTTCTATATATTGGCATTGATGCTTGCTGTTGGATTTATCGCGAATCTTATGGTGAGACCTGTCGCTAAAAAATTCTTTATGACTGACAAAGAGTTATTAATTGAAAAAAAATTAGCACATGAGAAATTCATGTCAGCAAAAGAGGTGATTGGAAAAGCCGAAAACACACCCTTGATCACTTTGCTTGCCTGGTCAGCTGTTGGTATACCTATCTCTTATGGGGTTTGGAGCACCATACAAAAGGCATGGATATTATTTCATTAA
- the phoB gene encoding phosphate regulon transcriptional regulator PhoB codes for MKANILIVEDESPILELLALNISQAGYNPLRAISAEHAEKLISEALPDIILLDWMLPGMSGIDFAKKLRSNALTKTIPIIMLTARSDELDKVKGLEVGADDYITKPFSPRELNARIKAVLRRKAPELTEDLLKINGLELDPVSHRVTGNNKPLEMGPTEFRLLHFFMSNPERVYSRSQLLDKVWGSQIFIEDRTVDVHIRRLRNILAQSQHENLIQTIRGSGYRFSTK; via the coding sequence ATGAAAGCAAATATATTGATCGTTGAAGACGAAAGCCCCATTCTTGAGCTTTTAGCCCTCAATATTTCTCAAGCGGGCTACAACCCTTTAAGAGCAATAAGTGCTGAGCATGCAGAAAAACTGATTAGTGAGGCACTTCCCGATATTATTTTGCTTGATTGGATGTTGCCCGGCATGTCAGGTATAGACTTTGCAAAAAAATTACGCAGTAATGCTTTAACAAAGACAATTCCTATTATCATGTTAACAGCTCGAAGTGATGAGTTAGATAAAGTCAAAGGCTTGGAAGTTGGTGCTGATGACTATATTACAAAACCTTTTAGTCCTCGTGAACTCAATGCTCGAATCAAAGCTGTTCTCAGAAGAAAAGCTCCTGAGCTTACTGAAGATCTTTTAAAAATTAATGGTTTAGAATTGGATCCAGTATCCCACCGGGTGACTGGAAATAATAAACCATTGGAAATGGGTCCAACAGAATTTAGACTCCTCCATTTTTTTATGAGCAACCCGGAAAGAGTTTACTCAAGAAGTCAGCTATTAGATAAAGTTTGGGGAAGTCAAATTTTTATTGAGGATCGAACGGTAGATGTTCATATTAGAAGACTAAGAAATATTCTTGCTCAATCTCAGCATGAAAATCTAATCCAAACCATTCGTGGCTCTGGTTATAGATTTTCTACAAAATAG
- the phoR gene encoding phosphate regulon sensor histidine kinase PhoR translates to MQDIRWNTFWVLLLVSFLSLIFWGFKSLEVALFFFISCIFVYLLSHVYWIYRLNKWLKNPNLSTIPNGSGIWEEIFAILYREYRKQKKSKSELTTTLGRFMTAAEAIPDGIIALNQNNEIEWCNKPSEKMLDIQLTKDINQPINYLLRETRFTEYLNDNKYDGTLKLISWRNSGRSFEILLVPFGVSQKLLICRDITQIEKNDSIKRDFIANVSHELKTPLTVIVGFLETLSEMKNEFNVKTLPYLQMMLEQSDRMKKLVEDLLQLSSIESNAAPAEKKEIDMTELFKKLKKDSEFLSRKSHKINMSINKNIALLGHEKEIYSAFLNLISNAIRYTKKGGNINAIWDIKDQKPFFEVQDSGIGIDEKLIPRLTERFFRIDADRSRNSGGTGLGLSIVKHICIRHQAQIEIYSQIGKGSQFKIIFPQERLSLKK, encoded by the coding sequence TTGCAAGATATCCGTTGGAATACTTTTTGGGTTTTATTACTTGTATCTTTTTTATCTCTAATATTTTGGGGGTTTAAAAGCTTAGAAGTTGCTTTATTTTTTTTCATTTCATGCATATTTGTTTATTTACTTTCTCATGTCTATTGGATTTATCGTCTAAACAAATGGCTTAAAAATCCAAATTTATCGACCATTCCTAATGGATCCGGTATATGGGAAGAAATTTTTGCAATACTTTATCGAGAATATAGAAAACAAAAAAAGAGTAAATCTGAGCTTACGACTACGCTAGGTAGATTTATGACTGCTGCCGAAGCTATTCCTGATGGAATTATTGCATTAAATCAAAATAATGAAATTGAATGGTGCAACAAACCTTCTGAAAAAATGCTTGATATTCAGCTAACTAAGGATATCAATCAACCTATTAATTATTTATTACGTGAAACGAGGTTTACTGAATATCTCAATGATAACAAATACGACGGTACGCTTAAGTTAATTTCCTGGCGAAATTCAGGCAGATCATTCGAGATACTTCTAGTTCCCTTTGGTGTAAGTCAAAAACTGCTTATCTGCAGAGATATTACACAAATTGAAAAAAATGATTCTATTAAACGCGATTTTATTGCAAATGTTTCACATGAGTTAAAAACACCATTGACTGTCATTGTTGGATTTTTAGAAACACTTTCTGAGATGAAAAATGAATTCAATGTAAAAACGCTCCCTTATCTCCAAATGATGCTTGAGCAGTCGGATCGAATGAAAAAATTAGTTGAAGATCTGCTTCAGCTTTCATCCATAGAATCTAACGCAGCACCTGCAGAAAAAAAAGAAATAGACATGACTGAACTCTTCAAAAAGCTAAAAAAAGATTCTGAATTTTTATCAAGAAAATCACATAAAATTAATATGTCCATCAATAAAAATATCGCTTTATTAGGGCATGAAAAAGAAATTTATAGCGCCTTTCTAAACCTTATTAGCAATGCTATACGTTATACCAAAAAGGGCGGCAATATCAACGCAATATGGGATATTAAAGATCAAAAACCTTTCTTTGAAGTACAAGATTCAGGTATAGGTATTGATGAAAAATTAATTCCAAGGCTTACAGAACGCTTCTTCAGAATAGATGCTGATCGAAGTCGAAATTCAGGTGGCACTGGATTAGGACTGTCTATTGTTAAGCACATATGTATTCGACATCAAGCCCAAATAGAAATTTATAGTCAAATAGGCAAAGGCAGCCAATTTAAAATAATCTTCCCGCAAGAGAGATTGTCCTTAAAAAAATAA
- a CDS encoding DUF3683 domain-containing protein yields the protein MNAPILKSIFKTQPFPINRLREIPYNYTSFSDREIVIRFLGENIWNILNELRDERKTGRSARMLFEVLGDLWVVNRNPYLQDDLLENPKRLKALVDAMYHRIHSIEERSSGNAKVMELADAANKAVKTFESDFKLVKKLRKKIFSKLKKFTKKDNIQFDGLARVSHVTDATDWRVEYPFVVINPDREEEIAYIVKACIDLELTIIPRGGGTGYTGGAIPLTPFSAVINTEKLDDISNVEYQNLPGVSERVPVVKCGAGVVTRRAMEMASNNGLEFACDPTSADACCIGGNIAMNAGGKKAVLWGTALDNLASWKMVDPDGNWIEIERLNHNLGKIHDVDLVHFKISRYKPNGNDLINEPEILEIPGSSFRKIGLGKDVTDKFLSGLPGVQKEGCDGLITSGTFILHKMPKYIRTVCLEFFGNVSHAVPAIVEIKDYLDQSDNTLLAGLEHMDERYIKAVGYSTKAARQERPRMVLIADIASDDEDAVGLSASQIVQIANSRDGEGFIAVSPDARKRFWLDRARTAAIAKHTNAFKINEDVVIPLPKLGEYSDGIERINIELSIRNKLKLLDDLETFIEHDKFLYEEEGLNSDPELNQVKQKMSIDLIHGLREKWGQMLDNLDSPLSTLLERHDDIEYKYENIFRALQSYDLRISWKKELKEPLHEIFSGREYQSFLLKLDQIHKNTLKSRVFIALHMHAGDGNVHTNIPVNSDDYQMMHEAHEAVARVMALARSLNGVISGEHGIGITKMEFLDESTIEAFEKYKNKVDPFGHFNKGKLLPGSGLENAYTPSFGLLEQESIIMEQSAIGEIADSISDCLRCGKCKPVCTTHVPRSNLLYSPRNKILATSLLIEAFLYEEQTRRGISLKHFDEFNDVADHCTVCHKCLNPCPVDIDFGDVSIAMRNFLREQGKRHFSPGTALAMSYLNMKDPVTIKIMRTLMVDFGYKAQRAGHNLLKKIGSINFFKKNPPSTIGKAPIKSQIVHFLNRPMPKNMPTKTSRALLGIEDDKVVPVIRNLQKINEDSEAVFYFPGCGSERLFSQVGLATQAMLYEVGAITVLPPGYLCCGYPQTSSGNHDKGQKITSDNRVQFHRVANTLNYLDIKTVIVSCGTCMDQLQKYEFEKIFPGCRLLDIHEYLMEKGIKMEGVSGTRYMYHDPCHSPMKTYAPTKVTNALMNTDVPLNDRCCGESGTFAVGRPDIATQVKKRKQEEIEKGIQKMGIDQPESLGEVKILTSCPSCLQGLARYGEDTNTTADYIVVELAKNLLGANWMQNYVESSTKGGIEKILL from the coding sequence ATGAACGCCCCAATACTCAAATCTATTTTTAAAACCCAACCATTTCCAATCAATCGATTGCGTGAAATACCATATAACTATACTTCGTTTTCAGACCGAGAAATCGTTATTCGATTTCTAGGTGAAAATATCTGGAACATCTTAAATGAACTAAGAGATGAAAGAAAAACAGGCCGATCCGCGCGAATGCTTTTCGAAGTGCTTGGCGATTTATGGGTGGTTAATAGAAATCCTTATCTTCAAGATGATCTCTTAGAGAATCCAAAGCGACTCAAAGCACTAGTAGATGCGATGTATCATCGAATTCATTCTATTGAAGAACGGAGTTCTGGAAATGCAAAAGTTATGGAGCTCGCTGATGCAGCTAATAAGGCAGTCAAGACTTTTGAAAGCGATTTTAAATTAGTTAAAAAACTTAGGAAAAAGATTTTTTCTAAATTAAAAAAATTTACCAAAAAAGATAATATTCAATTTGATGGTTTAGCAAGAGTATCTCATGTCACTGATGCAACAGATTGGAGAGTTGAATATCCATTTGTTGTGATAAATCCAGATCGCGAAGAAGAGATAGCATATATTGTAAAAGCATGTATTGATCTTGAATTAACCATTATCCCAAGAGGAGGTGGAACTGGTTATACCGGTGGCGCTATACCACTTACGCCATTTTCGGCAGTAATTAATACTGAAAAGCTCGATGATATAAGTAACGTTGAATACCAAAATTTACCTGGTGTCAGCGAACGAGTTCCTGTAGTCAAATGTGGCGCTGGTGTTGTCACAAGACGCGCTATGGAAATGGCATCAAATAACGGCCTTGAATTTGCTTGTGATCCAACATCGGCGGACGCATGTTGTATTGGCGGAAATATTGCGATGAATGCGGGTGGCAAGAAAGCGGTGCTTTGGGGAACGGCTCTAGATAATTTAGCCTCTTGGAAGATGGTTGATCCTGATGGTAATTGGATTGAGATTGAGAGACTAAATCACAATCTTGGTAAAATTCACGATGTTGATTTAGTTCATTTTAAAATTAGCCGTTATAAACCGAATGGCAATGACTTAATTAACGAGCCAGAGATTTTAGAAATTCCAGGAAGCAGTTTTAGAAAGATTGGATTGGGTAAAGATGTTACTGATAAATTTTTGAGTGGTCTTCCAGGCGTTCAAAAAGAAGGATGTGATGGACTTATCACATCTGGTACTTTTATTCTTCATAAAATGCCTAAATATATAAGGACTGTATGCTTAGAATTTTTTGGAAATGTATCTCATGCGGTTCCTGCAATTGTTGAAATCAAAGATTATTTAGATCAATCTGATAATACGCTCTTAGCTGGTCTAGAGCATATGGATGAACGTTATATTAAGGCGGTTGGTTATAGCACTAAAGCAGCGAGACAAGAACGTCCTCGTATGGTCTTGATTGCAGACATTGCAAGTGATGATGAAGATGCTGTAGGGTTGTCCGCTTCTCAAATCGTACAGATTGCTAATTCGAGAGATGGCGAAGGTTTTATAGCGGTATCACCAGATGCGAGAAAACGTTTCTGGCTTGATCGCGCAAGAACAGCAGCTATTGCAAAACATACCAATGCATTCAAGATTAATGAAGATGTCGTTATTCCGCTTCCAAAACTTGGAGAATATTCTGATGGTATTGAAAGAATTAATATTGAACTTTCAATTAGAAACAAATTAAAACTCTTAGATGACCTAGAAACTTTTATTGAGCACGATAAATTTCTTTATGAAGAAGAAGGCTTAAATTCAGACCCAGAGCTTAATCAAGTTAAGCAAAAAATGAGTATTGATTTGATTCATGGATTGAGAGAAAAATGGGGTCAAATGCTCGATAATTTGGATAGCCCACTTTCAACGCTTCTTGAAAGACATGATGATATTGAATATAAGTATGAAAATATATTTAGAGCGCTTCAATCTTATGATTTAAGAATTTCATGGAAAAAAGAGCTCAAAGAGCCACTCCATGAAATTTTTAGCGGAAGAGAGTATCAAAGCTTTTTGCTTAAGCTGGATCAAATACATAAAAATACTTTAAAGAGCAGAGTATTTATAGCGCTTCATATGCATGCCGGAGACGGTAATGTCCATACTAACATCCCAGTTAATTCAGACGACTACCAAATGATGCATGAGGCACATGAAGCAGTAGCAAGAGTAATGGCTTTAGCTAGAAGTCTTAATGGCGTCATTTCTGGTGAACATGGTATTGGTATTACCAAAATGGAATTTTTAGATGAGAGCACAATTGAAGCATTTGAGAAATATAAAAATAAAGTAGATCCTTTCGGGCATTTTAATAAAGGCAAACTACTTCCAGGATCTGGTTTAGAAAATGCTTATACACCAAGTTTTGGACTATTAGAACAAGAATCGATTATTATGGAACAGTCCGCTATCGGAGAAATAGCAGATTCAATTAGTGATTGTTTGCGCTGTGGAAAGTGTAAGCCCGTATGTACAACACATGTTCCGCGCTCTAATTTGCTTTATAGCCCAAGAAATAAAATTTTAGCAACCTCTCTTCTTATTGAGGCATTTCTATATGAAGAGCAAACAAGGCGTGGCATTTCTCTTAAACATTTTGATGAGTTCAATGATGTCGCTGATCATTGCACGGTCTGCCATAAATGCTTAAATCCATGCCCTGTAGATATTGATTTTGGTGATGTTTCAATTGCAATGAGAAACTTTTTAAGAGAGCAAGGCAAGCGTCATTTTAGTCCGGGTACTGCATTGGCTATGAGTTACTTAAATATGAAGGATCCTGTCACCATTAAAATCATGAGAACTTTGATGGTTGATTTTGGCTACAAAGCTCAGCGAGCTGGACACAATTTATTGAAAAAAATCGGTAGTATTAATTTCTTTAAAAAAAATCCACCTTCAACAATTGGCAAGGCTCCAATCAAGTCTCAGATTGTTCATTTCTTGAATAGGCCTATGCCAAAAAATATGCCCACTAAGACCTCAAGAGCTCTCCTTGGCATTGAAGATGACAAAGTGGTTCCTGTGATTCGAAATCTACAAAAAATTAATGAAGATTCTGAAGCAGTATTCTATTTCCCTGGATGTGGATCCGAAAGACTTTTCTCCCAGGTAGGATTAGCGACGCAGGCGATGTTATATGAAGTTGGAGCTATTACTGTTCTGCCGCCAGGATATTTATGCTGCGGCTACCCACAAACGTCATCTGGTAATCACGATAAAGGTCAAAAAATAACTTCAGATAATCGCGTCCAATTTCATAGAGTAGCAAACACACTTAACTATTTAGATATTAAAACAGTGATTGTGTCTTGTGGCACTTGCATGGACCAATTACAAAAATATGAATTTGAAAAAATATTTCCTGGCTGCAGATTATTAGATATCCATGAATACCTTATGGAAAAAGGGATAAAAATGGAAGGTGTGTCTGGTACAAGATATATGTACCATGATCCTTGTCATAGTCCGATGAAAACATATGCGCCTACTAAAGTTACTAATGCCTTGATGAATACAGATGTACCATTAAATGATCGTTGCTGCGGTGAATCCGGAACCTTTGCTGTCGGCAGGCCAGATATTGCAACGCAAGTAAAAAAGAGAAAACAAGAAGAAATTGAAAAAGGCATTCAAAAAATGGGTATTGATCAACCAGAGTCATTAGGAGAAGTTAAAATTCTTACTTCTTGCCCCTCTTGCTTGCAGGGATTAGCTCGTTATGGCGAAGATACAAATACAACAGCTGATTATATAGTTGTTGAATTAGCGAAGAACCTACTAGGCGCTAATTGGATGCAAAATTATGTAGAAAGCTCAACCAAAGGCGGAATTGAAAAAATACTTTTATAG
- a CDS encoding CopD family protein, with translation MLWIKTLHIVFMVTWFAGLFYLPRLFVYHAMSKDKISHERFIIMERKLFFGIMTPGAFLTILFGGWLWNLFGVTEQWLEIKVGLVMLLLIYHYLCFKYLIDFKNNKNKHTHIYFRWFNEVPVLALIAIIYLVEFKPA, from the coding sequence ATGCTCTGGATAAAAACCTTACATATCGTATTTATGGTGACCTGGTTTGCTGGCCTTTTTTATTTACCAAGGCTCTTTGTTTATCACGCAATGAGTAAAGATAAAATTAGTCACGAAAGATTCATAATTATGGAAAGAAAGCTTTTTTTTGGCATCATGACGCCTGGGGCTTTCCTAACCATACTTTTTGGAGGATGGCTTTGGAATCTCTTCGGTGTTACTGAGCAATGGCTTGAAATTAAAGTGGGTCTCGTAATGTTATTGCTCATTTATCATTATTTATGTTTTAAATATCTTATTGACTTTAAAAATAATAAAAATAAGCATACTCATATATATTTTCGATGGTTCAATGAAGTGCCTGTATTAGCTCTTATTGCCATAATTTACCTAGTCGAATTTAAACCAGCATGA
- a CDS encoding carbohydrate kinase family protein, which translates to MSILICGSLAFDTIMVFKDQFKNHILPESIHKLSVAFYVPELRKEFGGTAGNIAYNLKLLDENPLVMATVGNDFSIYFDWLNQNDINTEHIKEIKTLFTAQAFITTDLSDNQITAFHPGAMVESHQNKIKKTNGVCLAIIAPDGKEGMMNHAKECKALNIPFMFDPGQGLPMFNREELLEFIDDATYIAVNDYEATLLSEKTSLCIEEISKKVEALIVTMGAEGSIIYANNKTYKIDPIKVEAPVDPTGCGDAYRAGLLYGISKKWDWQSIGRLASVMGSIKIQNKGGQNHRPTRDDIETIYTKKLVEENG; encoded by the coding sequence ATGAGCATATTAATCTGTGGCTCATTGGCTTTTGATACCATCATGGTATTCAAAGATCAATTTAAGAATCATATCTTGCCTGAAAGTATCCATAAGTTAAGTGTGGCTTTTTACGTACCAGAACTTAGAAAAGAATTTGGGGGTACTGCAGGAAATATTGCCTACAATCTTAAACTTCTTGATGAAAATCCTCTTGTCATGGCAACAGTAGGTAATGATTTTTCAATTTATTTTGACTGGCTTAATCAAAATGATATTAATACTGAGCATATCAAGGAAATCAAAACTCTCTTTACAGCTCAGGCGTTCATCACAACTGACTTGAGTGATAATCAAATCACTGCCTTTCATCCAGGGGCTATGGTGGAATCTCATCAAAATAAAATTAAAAAAACTAATGGTGTATGCTTGGCAATTATTGCTCCAGATGGCAAAGAGGGCATGATGAATCATGCTAAAGAATGTAAGGCGCTTAATATCCCCTTTATGTTTGATCCTGGACAAGGCTTGCCAATGTTTAATCGCGAAGAGCTTTTAGAGTTTATTGATGATGCTACTTATATTGCAGTGAATGATTACGAAGCTACTCTTTTGTCTGAGAAAACTTCTCTCTGTATAGAAGAAATTTCTAAAAAAGTAGAGGCATTAATTGTCACGATGGGTGCTGAAGGTTCAATCATTTATGCTAACAACAAAACATATAAGATCGATCCTATTAAAGTTGAAGCGCCTGTTGACCCTACTGGATGTGGCGATGCTTATCGCGCAGGCTTGCTTTATGGAATTTCTAAAAAATGGGATTGGCAATCAATAGGTCGTTTAGCATCCGTGATGGGGTCTATTAAAATTCAAAATAAAGGCGGACAAAATCATCGTCCAACCAGAGATGATATCGAAACAATTTATACAAAAAAGTTAGTTGAAGAGAATGGCTAG